From the Musa acuminata AAA Group cultivar baxijiao chromosome BXJ3-1, Cavendish_Baxijiao_AAA, whole genome shotgun sequence genome, the window ACATCGAGGTGCCAAATCTGCGGCGGCGCCGGCATCCGCCGTATTGCGCCAGTGGATGCGGCCGTGTCTGACGCCCACATGGCGGGGTCCGAGGCCCCTCCGCCACACCCGCTGGCCACCGCCAGCGGTCCACACTGCCATTAACGACAACGTTTCACGTCAAATCAACTCGATTCCCGTCTCAGGACGTACCACGATGGTACACCCATCAGCATATAGTGAGGCATTACAGCGATCGAGCATTTAATACACCACATACGGAACTCACAACATCATGTCGCGATCAAAAGGTTTGAGCGCACACAACGTGGCAGAATTATATTCTATATGTGGCCTTTATCGCATGATATTCAGAGAAAGAAGACGGGAACGAAGAACGAGGCGTTACCTCTGCCGATAGTATGTGGTCGAGGCCGCTAAAGTCGATCCTTGGGTTGACCGCCGCTAGTTTCATCGAGAGGAACTGCGAAGCACGGTGGAGAAATCGGTGACGTTATTGCTTACAATTGTTCTACAAGCGTGGGGCTTTTTGGTAAATCTGCGACTGAcattattgagagagagagagagagagagagagaggggcggtAGTGGTGGGGCAAGTGGCGCACCTCGACTTGTCTTTGCAGAGACTGGACATGGTTGATAATTTCATCGAGCACCAATGCCGTACCTGTTATCTGCGTCACAAGACAGCGCAATAAGATTAGATAATGCACTTTCAAGTCCTCTTTCTGCCACCGGGCGTCATATCAGTAGGCAAGAGCAGAGTGTGATTCTCCTGGAAAGAATAGCTAATCAATCATAAGCAACAATTTGGATGAGTTATTACTGTAGCTGATGCTCCTCCGCTGTCATGCGCATATTTTAATGTAGCTGTCTGTATCTGTTGCGTCTGTCACCGAAAAGATGAACCTTTCCGAGGCCTCAAAAGACCACTCGAATTGCCCCAATCACATCCTGTCCTCCATCTCCTTCCAACGTATCCTTCAGAGCCACTAGAGACGAGTGCCGGATCTTTCTACCCGATTACCCGCATCCGAGGATTTTTCTCTAATCGATCATTTACTTCTATTTTTAAACCATTGCATATAAGATTTTAATTCATACACAAAGGAATTTTACctcttaatgattttcatgaaATATATTCTAATTAAGATAAACTTTGATCTATGAAAATATGCTTTAGCAGACCTTCTAAGAGaatcaaaatttttgaaaaataatccaTATAAAAATCTTGATTTCTCTTTTATCCTTATTCTTTCACATAACTTACTTATATAAATAACATTGATTCTAAAGAGAGATCAAGTATGTCTTTCATCAAGACATCCAGACTCTTACACACCGTGaaagaatatatatttaaaaatattaatagatATAACAATTCAAATAAAATATCTCAATTTCATCAATCGATaggattttaataatttattatttttaaaatatcatatgaaATCTAAATACTTTAACTTTATTTTCTATAGTAATTAAAAAAATGAGTCCACGATGATCGGCCCTACCGGGTCGGATGAGATAGGGATCTTTATACCGAGATCCGACAAGGGCTAATCCCACTAGGCGGGGGACCCAACTTAGAGGACAAGACGAGGACACGCTGTTGGGTAAGCCAACCCAGATCCAAATCATTTGGCACTTAAATGGTCAATCGTGGACCCAACACCCCATAAGCTTCATTAATACAAAAAGGTTTAGAACTAGGATGTATTTATTTAATAACTTAATTAAGGCATGGGGAGCAGCATTGCTACTGCTAATCATATCTAACAAGCCAATGATTGAGGTAATTACCAACCTTGCTGCAGCCCGGGACCAGCTCCTGCAGAAGCTTCATCCGCGCATTTATTTTTTCCCTCCGCGCctacaataaattaaaatataatataaaatattacataCAATAAATTAATGGATTATTTAGCAGCTAATCGAGCAGGATTACCCTCTCCGCCAAGCTGTGGCTATCGGTGGCTTGTCCTCGACGAGCACGGACGTGAACGTAAGGGAGCATGTCGCCGCTGGTGTTCTCCTCAGCAGCGGGCTTCGCCGCAGAGGTATTCTCCTCCGCGCTCTTGCTCTTCTTCGCGACGGCCTTCGCCTGCGTAACGAAAGAGAGATTAGGTAAGGAGGAAGGTTATCTTACCGGGATAGGAAACCCCAACAGGGTCGCCGGCTTACCTTGCTCTTCTCGCACTCCTTCCTCTTCGACGGCCGCCGAGGCTTCCCGGCGGGGGCCGGGAGGGTCGGCGGCGAATCGGAGTCCGGGGGCTCTGCCTTGAGTCCAGGCGAGAGACCCCCGCCGGAGCTCGACGCCGGGGAGTCGTCGGTGGCGAAGACCGAGAACCTGGCGGCGCGCTCCACGAAGGTGGAGGAGCAACCGAACGGGAGACGGAGAGTATCCGTCGCGGCGGAGGCGGGGGGCTCACCGGGCCCTGGATGGTGGAGGAGCTCCACGGCCTGGTTGGCGGGGAGGCCGAGGAGCGCAGTGAAGGAGCCGCCAGCCGCCGATGAGGCGTCGAAGCTCGGGTCGATGAGGCTCTGGATCTCCTCCTCGAAGCGAAGCGACTCGGCGATTTCCGGCGTGTAAGTGCCGGAATTCCCGGATCCAACGCCGGAGCTCCCCCTTGGCTCCATCAATCGCCTCCGAACAAAGCAGCTCACCACGAATCACAACCCAATTCGTCGATTCCCCCACAAAATACCTCCTGAAATCCCCAAACCGTGCCAATCGCTCAAGATCGTCGCCTCTGCTCTCCCGATCGAAGCCCTAAAGACGCTCTCGAAGCCATCGATGGCTCGAAATTCAAACGGGGGTTCGTTGGATGGGGGAATCACGGCGGAGCCGATCGAAGCGGGAAGAGGAAACGAAAGGGGAAGCGTTTAGTGAAGGCAATGGATCGTTATATAGAGCTCGCCCACATCTCTCTATCCTCCTTTacatttttttcttatatagCGTATATATTTAATTTGCAGCGGTTTAAACCGTATTGCAGAAGAGGATGTGCTCACCGTCGAGTGAGAGGGATATCACACTCAGGAAGTTAGAAGCCGCGTGGTTTTTTCAAGGTAACCTCACCGGAGGTTCGGTGGGTAGCGGAAGGGGGAAACAGACGACGCCACACGAAGTCGCGTACCCAATGCCTTTGCCGTAGGGCCCCAGCGAGTACTCTACTGTGGTCGTCACGTATACGTACATTCTTACGCGGAGTAGTACGGGAGGGGGAATCGGGTACGGTATACAGAGATGTTGCAGGGACTCATCTCCATTAAAGAATGGAAAGGGGAAGATACGAAGAGAAGAATAGCCGACAGCTTTTCTTCCATCGAGGCCTCGACACGTTGTCCCCCGTGCACAGATATTAGCAATGTGACGCAAGAAGCTTCTGCGGACAAGTC encodes:
- the LOC135629621 gene encoding transcription factor bHLH48-like; this encodes MEPRGSSGVGSGNSGTYTPEIAESLRFEEEIQSLIDPSFDASSAAGGSFTALLGLPANQAVELLHHPGPGEPPASAATDTLRLPFGCSSTFVERAARFSVFATDDSPASSSGGGLSPGLKAEPPDSDSPPTLPAPAGKPRRPSKRKECEKSKAKAVAKKSKSAEENTSAAKPAAEENTSGDMLPYVHVRARRGQATDSHSLAERARREKINARMKLLQELVPGCSKITGTALVLDEIINHVQSLQRQVEFLSMKLAAVNPRIDFSGLDHILSAECGPLAVASGCGGGASDPAMWASDTAASTGAIRRMPAPPQIWHLDVVHPQQSSTVWENNGAAHPHFLLSPAISLVGYDPASSVPLNSNRLKTEL